A genomic window from Candidatus Acididesulfobacter guangdongensis includes:
- a CDS encoding HD-GYP domain-containing protein encodes MFTFNKNVYNEKEIRYFSSLINYIENFQKNNMEYSEIQNQFVDVFLMALGARDAYTKEHSNRLSFLAREIGRELKLPPVEIKKIVLAAKLHDIGKIGISDTILLKPSKLTDEEFDEIKKHPAIGFDMLKNLSIFSHISDYILYHHEKFDGSGYPEKISGDDIPFGARIISIVDTIDAILTKRSYKEPKPVEYAIQELKKNSGTQFDPMITKFAIKVIEENKDVFQTK; translated from the coding sequence ATGTTTACTTTCAATAAAAACGTTTATAACGAAAAAGAAATTCGGTATTTTTCGAGTTTAATTAATTATATAGAAAATTTTCAAAAGAATAATATGGAATATTCAGAGATTCAAAATCAATTCGTCGATGTATTTCTTATGGCGTTAGGCGCAAGGGACGCCTATACAAAAGAACATTCCAACAGACTTTCTTTTCTTGCGAGGGAAATAGGCAGAGAGTTAAAACTTCCGCCCGTTGAAATTAAAAAAATAGTTTTAGCGGCGAAGCTGCACGATATAGGAAAAATCGGCATAAGCGATACTATTTTATTAAAACCGTCGAAATTGACGGACGAAGAATTTGACGAAATCAAAAAGCACCCTGCAATAGGCTTCGATATGCTTAAAAATCTTAGCATTTTTTCGCATATCTCCGATTATATACTTTATCACCACGAAAAATTTGACGGTTCGGGTTATCCGGAGAAAATAAGCGGCGACGATATTCCGTTCGGCGCAAGAATTATAAGCATTGTGGATACGATAGATGCCATATTAACAAAAAGATCTTATAAGGAACCGAAACCGGTCGAATATGCCATTCAGGAGTTAAAGAAAAATTCGGGAACGCAATTTGATCCGATGATAACTAAATTCGCTATAAAAGTTATAGAGGAGAATAAAGATGTCTTTCAGACAAAATAG
- a CDS encoding cytochrome c biogenesis protein CcdA: MQLLFTPNVSFLLAFLAGLFSFISPCVFPLIPSYLSYISGLSVKELTGDESSKDKPKIKFTAVKHSLMFILGFTIVFVLLGIFSSAVGSLLHSIWLMRIAGIFIIIMGLFILGAFNKIKFLSFMNADVNINIKNKPLGLIGSALVGVVFAAAWTPCIGPILASILFIASTMHNTTAGAELLFIYAMGLAVPFFISSVSLNLFLSAFKKIRPFIKTISVISGVILIAVGILIFFNYLSIISLYFGNAFHYNIPYNG, encoded by the coding sequence ATGCAATTGTTATTTACGCCTAACGTATCATTTTTATTAGCTTTTTTAGCAGGATTATTTTCTTTTATAAGTCCGTGCGTTTTTCCGTTAATACCATCATATCTGTCTTATATATCCGGTTTGTCGGTTAAAGAACTGACAGGCGATGAATCGTCAAAGGACAAGCCTAAGATTAAATTTACTGCGGTTAAACATTCATTGATGTTTATCTTAGGATTTACTATTGTATTTGTTCTGTTAGGTATATTTTCAAGCGCCGTAGGCAGTTTATTACATTCAATATGGCTGATGCGGATAGCAGGAATATTTATAATAATTATGGGGCTATTCATACTCGGAGCTTTTAATAAAATAAAATTTTTATCGTTTATGAATGCTGATGTTAATATTAACATAAAAAATAAACCGTTAGGTTTAATCGGTTCCGCTTTGGTAGGCGTAGTGTTCGCCGCCGCTTGGACGCCGTGTATTGGACCGATACTTGCGTCTATTCTTTTTATAGCTTCAACTATGCACAATACGACGGCGGGAGCCGAATTATTATTTATTTACGCTATGGGGCTTGCCGTTCCCTTTTTTATAAGCTCCGTATCGTTAAATTTATTCTTATCGGCGTTTAAAAAGATAAGACCTTTCATAAAGACCATATCGGTTATAAGCGGGGTAATTTTAATTGCCGTCGGCATACTGATATTTTTTAATTATCTGTCGATAATATCTTTATATTTCGGCAACGCTTTCCATTATAATATACCGTATAACGGGTAA
- a CDS encoding DHA2 family efflux MFS transporter permease subunit, whose translation MEYTKSYKYLILALIVSFYFMVMLDMSIVTIAIPRIMSSLGENLTNTNWIMIAYTISSAIFIMPMIYVIKKFGLKIPLIICIIIFVLSSILCGLSFSLNELIFFRILQGIGGAGIMPLGLALMSKIFKPHERAKAMGIWAIGSMVAPAVGLTLGGFITEYITWRWIFFINIPIGIISLIGIIIILEDDYVKNTYSGKFDFIGFILFSIGIGFLMVVFNEGEIKEWNSAFIHISELMSAIGFISFLAVEPFIKHPLINFNIFKFFNFSVITLINGVRAMALFGIMLFVPVYLQNVMSYTPFNAGLIIMPQAIAVAIFAPIAGRLSNKTGNKILIIIGMALSAISFLMYSNLSLQSNLAAIILPEIVRGIGFGFLYAPIMTEGLNAVPDSFIPEASSLLPVTMRIFAGVGVALFDNLLVIKQVFYLNKYADTLTYNNHLFIEFMGEIKGNILDKINPGIISHLRENPSLIMIDRIAQGFANVAAYDYIFLFGGIMTLLGAVFALALKNKLTKK comes from the coding sequence ATGGAATATACAAAATCATATAAGTATTTAATACTCGCTCTGATTGTATCATTTTATTTTATGGTAATGCTTGATATGAGCATTGTTACTATCGCCATACCACGCATCATGTCGTCTCTGGGAGAAAATCTTACCAATACTAATTGGATTATGATAGCTTACACTATTTCATCGGCAATTTTTATTATGCCTATGATATATGTCATAAAAAAATTCGGCCTTAAAATTCCTCTGATAATATGCATTATAATATTTGTTCTTTCTTCAATTCTTTGCGGATTATCTTTTTCATTAAATGAATTAATATTTTTTAGAATTTTACAGGGCATAGGCGGAGCGGGTATTATGCCGCTTGGACTTGCTTTGATGTCAAAAATCTTTAAACCCCATGAAAGAGCGAAGGCCATGGGAATATGGGCAATTGGTTCCATGGTAGCGCCGGCTGTGGGTCTTACTCTGGGAGGATTTATTACTGAATATATCACATGGAGATGGATTTTCTTTATAAATATACCCATCGGCATTATATCGTTAATCGGTATTATTATAATTTTAGAAGACGATTATGTCAAAAATACATACAGCGGAAAATTTGATTTTATTGGATTTATACTTTTTTCAATTGGCATAGGTTTTTTAATGGTAGTTTTTAACGAGGGAGAAATTAAAGAATGGAATTCTGCATTTATACATATAAGCGAACTTATGAGCGCAATAGGTTTTATTTCATTTTTAGCGGTTGAACCGTTTATTAAACATCCGCTCATTAATTTTAATATATTTAAATTTTTTAATTTTTCAGTTATAACTCTTATAAACGGAGTAAGGGCTATGGCGCTTTTCGGAATTATGCTTTTTGTTCCGGTATATCTGCAAAATGTTATGAGCTACACTCCGTTTAACGCAGGTTTGATTATTATGCCGCAGGCTATTGCGGTAGCTATATTTGCGCCTATAGCAGGAAGACTGTCCAATAAAACAGGAAATAAAATACTTATCATAATAGGTATGGCTCTATCGGCTATATCTTTTTTAATGTATAGCAATTTATCTCTGCAGTCTAACCTGGCTGCTATAATTTTGCCTGAAATAGTGAGGGGTATCGGGTTTGGTTTTTTATACGCACCGATTATGACCGAAGGATTAAATGCCGTGCCGGACTCTTTTATACCGGAAGCATCGTCTTTGCTCCCTGTTACTATGAGAATATTTGCAGGTGTCGGCGTTGCATTATTTGATAATCTTCTTGTAATTAAACAGGTATTCTATTTAAATAAATATGCCGATACTCTCACATATAATAATCACTTGTTTATAGAATTTATGGGAGAAATAAAAGGAAATATCTTAGATAAAATTAATCCCGGCATTATTTCACATTTAAGAGAAAATCCTTCATTAATTATGATAGACCGTATAGCTCAAGGATTTGCAAATGTTGCAGCCTATGATTATATTTTTTTGTTTGGCGGAATAATGACACTGCTTGGCGCTGTTTTTGCATTGGCATTAAAAAATAAATTAACAAAAAAATAA
- a CDS encoding sulfurtransferase TusA family protein — protein sequence MADLKDIKADVVVDARGTYCPGPLMELIKEMRQQPVGAVIEVISGDAGSAKDVPEWLKKVNQEFLGVLEENNYWRIFAKKTKEM from the coding sequence ATGGCAGATTTAAAGGATATTAAAGCTGATGTTGTAGTTGATGCAAGAGGCACATATTGCCCGGGACCATTAATGGAATTAATTAAAGAAATGAGACAGCAGCCGGTGGGTGCGGTCATAGAGGTTATATCCGGAGATGCCGGAAGCGCTAAAGATGTTCCTGAGTGGCTAAAAAAAGTTAATCAGGAATTTTTAGGCGTGTTAGAAGAAAATAACTACTGGAGAATTTTCGCAAAAAAAACAAAAGAAATGTAA
- a CDS encoding NAD(P)/FAD-dependent oxidoreductase yields the protein MSKRVVIVGGGVGGTIIANLLAKKMRQEVKKGDVIIDVVSDSPIHFYQPGLLYMLIGLKNQEELTRDERKLLDPMVELHLHPAVKIDKDKNEVHLKNGVILSYDILVIATGSKPAPEVIPGLREGGNWFYELDACLKLRHELMNFKGGKIVLAIGLPHKCPVAPLEVTFMLDDWFRQKGVRDKVEYTYTYPIGRLHGLESVANFAAKTFPERNIKSETLFNMKEVDVNKKTITSLEGVSLKYDLLITIPPHKGAQVIEDSGLGQNGFIPTDRYTLKMEGSNNVYVVGDTTNLPISKAGSTAHFESDIIVENIASEIRDGLTPFRYDGKVFCFIETSLTKGTYIMFDYNNPPNVVPPSSLIHWFKLTYNKVYWLTPMGIL from the coding sequence ATGTCAAAAAGGGTTGTAATTGTAGGCGGTGGAGTAGGCGGGACTATCATAGCGAATCTTCTTGCTAAAAAAATGAGACAGGAAGTCAAAAAAGGCGACGTTATTATAGACGTTGTTTCAGATAGCCCTATTCATTTTTATCAGCCGGGTTTACTTTATATGCTTATAGGACTTAAAAATCAGGAGGAACTTACAAGGGACGAACGAAAACTTCTTGACCCTATGGTTGAGTTACATCTTCACCCTGCCGTGAAAATTGATAAGGATAAAAACGAAGTTCATTTAAAAAACGGAGTAATTTTAAGTTATGACATATTAGTTATCGCCACCGGTTCAAAACCGGCTCCTGAAGTAATTCCCGGATTGAGAGAAGGCGGCAACTGGTTTTACGAATTAGACGCATGTCTTAAATTAAGGCATGAACTTATGAATTTTAAAGGCGGTAAGATAGTTCTCGCTATCGGTTTGCCCCATAAATGCCCCGTTGCTCCTTTAGAAGTAACGTTTATGCTTGATGACTGGTTTAGACAGAAAGGCGTGAGAGATAAGGTTGAATATACCTATACATATCCTATCGGGAGATTGCACGGTCTGGAATCGGTTGCTAATTTTGCGGCTAAAACGTTTCCCGAAAGAAATATAAAGTCTGAAACGCTGTTTAATATGAAAGAAGTTGACGTCAACAAAAAAACTATAACGAGTTTAGAAGGCGTTAGTTTGAAATACGACCTTTTAATTACCATTCCGCCGCATAAAGGCGCTCAAGTTATAGAGGATTCCGGACTTGGTCAGAACGGGTTCATACCGACGGACAGATATACGCTAAAAATGGAAGGAAGCAATAACGTTTATGTTGTGGGCGATACTACCAATCTTCCTATCAGCAAAGCAGGTTCAACCGCCCATTTTGAATCAGATATCATCGTTGAGAATATAGCTTCCGAAATAAGAGACGGCTTAACCCCGTTCAGATATGACGGAAAGGTATTCTGCTTTATCGAAACAAGTCTGACGAAAGGCACTTATATAATGTTTGATTATAATAATCCGCCGAATGTTGTTCCTCCTTCATCTCTTATACACTGGTTTAAATTAACCTATAATAAAGTTTACTGGCTGACCCCTATGGGTATCCTGTAA
- a CDS encoding rubrerythrin family protein has product MRKMTEDDLKSAFAGESQAHIKYLIFAEVAEKENKPNLARLLRAIAHAEFIHAKNHFRALGNIKKSDENLVNAYNGEDYEVEEMYPVFNNTAKFQNEKQAEISTHFALETEKIHRDIYSKAIELNKQDKDFTDQHIFICPVCGHTHLGDEAPDKCPICGSPKDKYIKF; this is encoded by the coding sequence ATGAGAAAAATGACTGAAGACGATTTAAAATCCGCTTTTGCAGGGGAATCGCAAGCCCACATAAAATATTTAATATTTGCAGAAGTTGCGGAAAAAGAAAATAAGCCTAATCTTGCCAGATTATTAAGAGCCATAGCGCATGCTGAATTTATTCACGCAAAAAATCATTTCAGAGCTCTGGGTAATATTAAAAAATCAGATGAAAATCTCGTAAACGCGTATAACGGCGAAGATTATGAAGTAGAAGAAATGTATCCAGTATTTAACAATACAGCTAAATTCCAAAATGAAAAACAGGCTGAAATTTCAACTCATTTTGCCTTAGAGACTGAAAAAATACACAGGGACATTTACAGTAAGGCGATAGAATTAAATAAACAGGATAAAGATTTTACGGACCAGCATATTTTTATTTGTCCTGTATGCGGTCATACGCATTTAGGCGATGAAGCGCCTGATAAGTGCCCTATATGCGGAAGTCCAAAGGATAAATATATAAAATTTTAA
- a CDS encoding efflux RND transporter permease subunit, with protein MVPSEFAAAYGLSPPVIADKIKRLLWGQNAGFMLYGEQVLPIRVFLKKKSVTLSDLKKWPFTLRNGTHTRLNYISNIKIKKAVPFVTRQDMAPYAYIFIQPVKGEGLAEGAAKARSIISSMHLPPSVTAVMGGYYRTQVKSFKQMAIMLVFALFLMFVFFGFQFASQRAAIASMTAIALSAAGALAALLIAGIELDSTAFMGILLVFAISTNNAILIFARSRQISGAAASSPGPSSVFLAARERLRPILMTMLADIFGFLPLAIGIGRGTDLLKPLSIAVMGGLLISVFMSLWLAPVIYSGLFINKINKRT; from the coding sequence ATTGTTCCATCTGAGTTTGCCGCTGCTTACGGTTTATCGCCGCCGGTTATCGCAGATAAAATTAAAAGACTGCTATGGGGACAAAATGCCGGATTTATGCTTTATGGCGAACAGGTCTTACCTATTCGCGTATTTCTTAAAAAGAAATCAGTCACGTTATCAGATTTAAAAAAGTGGCCTTTTACTCTAAGAAATGGAACACACACCAGATTAAACTATATTTCTAATATAAAAATTAAAAAAGCGGTTCCTTTTGTAACGCGTCAGGATATGGCTCCTTATGCCTACATTTTTATTCAGCCTGTTAAAGGGGAAGGTCTTGCAGAAGGCGCGGCTAAAGCCCGCTCCATTATAAGTTCTATGCATCTCCCGCCATCGGTTACCGCTGTTATGGGAGGCTATTACCGTACTCAGGTAAAGAGTTTTAAACAGATGGCTATAATGCTTGTGTTTGCGCTTTTCCTTATGTTTGTTTTTTTTGGTTTTCAGTTTGCAAGCCAGCGTGCTGCAATTGCATCAATGACAGCAATTGCGCTTTCGGCGGCAGGCGCGCTTGCCGCTTTGTTAATTGCAGGTATAGAACTTGACAGCACTGCATTTATGGGTATTCTTTTAGTTTTTGCTATTTCTACAAATAATGCAATTCTTATTTTCGCAAGGTCAAGGCAAATTAGCGGCGCAGCCGCGTCGTCTCCAGGCCCTTCATCTGTTTTCCTTGCGGCTCGGGAGCGGCTTCGCCCGATATTAATGACTATGCTTGCGGATATTTTTGGTTTTTTACCTTTAGCAATAGGCATTGGAAGGGGCACAGATCTTCTCAAACCCCTTTCCATTGCCGTTATGGGCGGACTGCTGATATCTGTTTTTATGTCGTTGTGGCTGGCTCCGGTTATATATAGCGGGCTATTTATTAATAAAATCAATAAACGAACCTGA
- a CDS encoding aspartate 1-decarboxylase yields MQRFLLKSKIHRVRITDANLEYEGSISIDKGLMDEANILPYEKVSVWDVNNGSRFDTYAIVAPKNSGDIIVNGAASRLVQINDLIIIATFALYNDEEVSGFTPKLVYVTDKNKIIKKS; encoded by the coding sequence ATGCAGAGATTCCTTTTAAAATCAAAAATCCACAGGGTCAGAATTACCGATGCTAATCTTGAATATGAGGGTTCAATTTCAATAGACAAAGGATTAATGGACGAAGCTAATATACTGCCGTATGAAAAAGTAAGCGTATGGGACGTCAACAACGGCAGCAGATTTGACACATATGCCATTGTAGCTCCGAAAAATTCCGGTGACATTATAGTTAACGGGGCTGCGTCGAGACTTGTGCAGATTAACGATCTGATTATCATTGCTACATTCGCTTTATACAACGACGAAGAGGTTTCTGGATTTACACCAAAACTTGTTTACGTCACAGATAAAAATAAAATAATTAAAAAGTCTTGA
- a CDS encoding FxsA family protein, producing the protein MGIIAKFFFIALIYIFVEVYIFVEVAFRIGFFYAFLLLIGFSIIGYIISKKIKSNSFQNSLIDFSNGKSPSKNLLKTASFFIAGLLFLMPGFLTDALAVLFLIPFLNYFLLYLIFKYFKNKFKNSFSYYGPNNTYTEDEETLKKNFIIFRKF; encoded by the coding sequence ATGGGAATTATTGCAAAGTTTTTTTTTATAGCCTTAATTTATATATTTGTTGAAGTATACATTTTTGTTGAAGTTGCTTTCAGAATAGGGTTCTTTTACGCTTTTTTGCTTTTAATAGGATTTAGCATTATAGGCTATATAATATCTAAAAAAATAAAAAGCAATTCGTTTCAGAACTCATTAATAGATTTCAGCAACGGTAAATCTCCATCAAAAAATTTATTGAAAACAGCATCTTTTTTTATAGCGGGGCTGTTGTTTTTAATGCCCGGTTTCTTGACGGATGCTTTGGCCGTATTATTTTTAATACCGTTTTTAAATTATTTTTTATTGTATCTTATATTTAAATATTTTAAGAATAAATTTAAGAATTCTTTTAGTTATTACGGACCGAATAATACTTATACCGAAGACGAGGAAACACTTAAAAAAAATTTTATTATATTCAGAAAGTTTTAA